In the Alkaliphilus oremlandii OhILAs genome, one interval contains:
- a CDS encoding DUF6602 domain-containing protein, whose protein sequence is MSRSNFELYQKSISEEFNALKNRVRNIIGSSHWGEEGRYKEIILMNMLRRVLPKQLSVGTGFVLCSDNQMTKQIDIIIYDNRFPLIFSEGDFIICSNENVVGIIEVKTKVYVRQIEEVIKKAHENGMLIGNHIFNGIFAYDNQFKLMNKDSRSAITLEDTLKRYPGYVNHISLGENFFIRYWNEQEQEENYYSLYYIEKFSFPYFISNLIEQSYCSTADNESNRDKINGIFKYLYSIEHGKETYKFREIEVGND, encoded by the coding sequence ATGAGTAGGAGTAATTTTGAATTATACCAAAAGTCTATATCGGAGGAATTTAATGCACTAAAAAATAGAGTGAGAAATATAATTGGTTCAAGCCATTGGGGTGAAGAAGGGCGATATAAAGAAATAATTCTAATGAATATGTTAAGAAGAGTTCTGCCCAAACAATTATCTGTTGGAACCGGTTTTGTTCTGTGTTCAGATAATCAAATGACAAAACAAATAGACATTATTATTTATGATAATAGGTTTCCGTTAATCTTTTCTGAAGGAGATTTTATAATATGTTCTAATGAAAATGTAGTTGGAATTATTGAGGTCAAGACTAAAGTATATGTAAGACAAATTGAAGAGGTAATTAAAAAAGCTCATGAAAATGGAATGCTCATAGGGAATCATATTTTTAATGGAATATTTGCCTATGATAACCAGTTTAAACTAATGAATAAAGATAGTAGGAGTGCTATAACTTTAGAGGATACTTTAAAAAGGTATCCAGGGTATGTTAACCATATTTCGCTAGGTGAAAACTTTTTTATTAGATATTGGAATGAACAAGAACAAGAAGAAAATTACTATTCGCTATATTATATTGAAAAATTCTCATTTCCATATTTCATATCCAACTTAATTGAGCAGTCATATTGCTCTACTGCAGATAACGAAAGCAATCGTGATAAAATTAATGGTATTTTTAAATACTTATATAGCATTGAGCATGGAAAAGAAACTTATAAATTTAGAGAAATTGAAGTTGGAAACGATTGA
- a CDS encoding HEAT repeat domain-containing protein codes for MSYNEEMIKNNLVLPLLKDIGLNEGEIEFETNFTIRLGRGVYNLKNEDVNTVKGRLDILCKRDGKNIFILELKAEGVSLTEDDKKQGISYARLLDQMAPYVIVTNGKKTVIYDTYTGEDIEELNKDRLIKDYIPTLDEELRIRLDALKNFIGYSYDNLRKFCVINNKNILKKFCSDSTSDIEEQLKYKYIKDIYVQRQDLQHSFNEFLMQTEKTVFAIIGASGVGKTNLMCYLADNYNQEPYLFYSGSILGKSLFKEIVADFNMFFSSQETELNVFKKIASLSQIHNKNFIIFIDAIDEWIAHDKVLQINKLVKYTSALNIRLCISCNDFIWDEFTKINDVTSDLNDNLFYNTPKLVELNKEEFLELANMCHKTLGIELKAEDITRIDKNPFNIRVAYEVAYYNKTTVSIDSRVTLMKYLDSKFKKSPNKDLLYRFIDGISECILVEGKNLVHEKDIRRYIKLNINEDIPKDLYRFNILYKYMDDVGNVYNGFYFSKIRDYIIAARVLALDSIYDKEKKIKKIIEWLPNNIGVNAISYYFMTGNEQEQREVIEAIIKYDLKQQGSLLTKFLSRVSNYFSSSLKGETYRNIADHIKYIFKQFRNNSIVANEAIQSFKVFIKSEKIEQDLIEEDLIAFFEIILDNPEESFASVSSEIADILKGYDSKAGTERLCKLVRNKEHDDYVRRYIVESLSMRQSLNKTELFLDLICDTGGNVRTWVRGWYKDIEDIILRDQLLSMLDNINNTGIEQDIVVALSYSKLKSTGEGLFQRLISARFDSEVLGWMCRGLASMNYRDAIPTLINLLKENAHSRLGGQILISLGDYKAKEALEVIMELLLDAELKDTTWLTYAFSNIASEEDYAKLIKKLDGIKNNELEYLIALVLAKSANIKKYCSIIFSTILNKKIKMNKRISLLDEWALRKIHTRNENSEVWELKTNNIDNIFEPSDLELLYKLVEENNKISTVALGLIVSFENNVQKLNTVFVQILVDLREEINPRRTVLIKTPTLEKFATLIRPWLNQQLYLQNYNECFIKNCLIFCAILGDDTTLEAINDNKSRITSTIDSYWLDEIEQVICYSKKNEMILF; via the coding sequence ATGAGTTATAACGAAGAAATGATAAAAAATAACTTAGTACTTCCGCTATTGAAAGATATTGGATTAAATGAAGGGGAAATAGAGTTTGAAACAAATTTTACAATACGCCTAGGTAGAGGTGTTTATAATTTAAAGAATGAAGATGTCAACACTGTAAAAGGAAGATTAGATATATTATGCAAAAGGGATGGTAAAAATATATTTATTTTAGAACTTAAGGCTGAAGGAGTTAGCCTAACAGAAGATGACAAAAAGCAAGGAATATCATATGCAAGACTATTAGATCAAATGGCACCATATGTAATCGTTACAAATGGGAAAAAGACAGTAATATATGATACATACACAGGTGAAGACATTGAGGAATTAAATAAAGATAGACTTATTAAAGATTATATTCCTACATTAGATGAAGAGCTAAGAATAAGATTAGATGCTTTAAAAAATTTTATCGGATATTCTTATGATAACTTAAGAAAATTTTGCGTAATAAATAATAAAAATATATTAAAAAAGTTTTGTTCGGATTCAACTTCTGATATTGAAGAACAACTAAAATATAAATATATAAAAGATATATACGTTCAAAGACAGGATCTTCAGCATAGTTTTAATGAGTTTCTCATGCAAACAGAGAAAACTGTTTTTGCAATAATAGGAGCTTCCGGAGTAGGGAAGACCAATTTAATGTGTTATCTTGCAGATAATTATAATCAAGAGCCATATTTATTTTATTCGGGTTCTATATTAGGGAAATCATTATTTAAAGAAATAGTTGCCGATTTTAACATGTTCTTTTCATCTCAAGAAACAGAACTAAATGTATTTAAAAAAATTGCTAGTCTTTCGCAGATTCACAATAAAAATTTCATTATATTTATTGATGCAATTGATGAGTGGATAGCACATGATAAAGTTTTGCAAATAAATAAATTGGTAAAATATACAAGTGCGTTAAATATCAGACTTTGTATCAGTTGTAATGACTTTATATGGGATGAATTTACTAAAATAAACGATGTCACTTCGGATTTGAATGATAACTTATTTTACAATACACCTAAATTAGTAGAACTTAATAAAGAAGAATTCCTTGAATTAGCTAATATGTGCCATAAAACACTAGGTATTGAATTAAAGGCTGAGGATATTACGAGAATAGATAAAAATCCTTTTAATATTAGAGTTGCATATGAAGTGGCATATTATAATAAAACAACAGTAAGTATAGATTCTAGAGTGACACTGATGAAATACTTAGATTCAAAGTTTAAAAAATCCCCGAATAAGGATTTATTATATAGATTTATTGATGGAATTAGTGAATGTATACTAGTAGAGGGAAAAAACTTAGTACATGAAAAAGATATTAGACGATATATAAAACTAAACATTAATGAAGATATACCTAAAGATTTATATCGTTTTAATATCCTCTATAAATACATGGATGATGTCGGTAATGTTTATAACGGTTTTTATTTCTCAAAAATTAGAGACTATATAATTGCAGCAAGAGTTTTGGCGCTTGATAGTATATATGACAAAGAAAAAAAAATAAAAAAAATAATAGAATGGCTTCCTAATAATATTGGTGTAAATGCTATAAGCTACTATTTCATGACAGGAAATGAACAAGAACAAAGAGAAGTTATCGAAGCAATAATAAAATATGATTTAAAACAACAGGGAAGTTTATTAACAAAGTTTTTGTCTAGAGTAAGCAATTATTTTTCCAGTAGTTTAAAAGGTGAAACATATCGTAATATTGCTGATCACATAAAATATATTTTTAAGCAATTTAGAAATAATAGCATTGTCGCAAATGAAGCTATTCAATCATTTAAAGTTTTTATAAAATCAGAAAAAATCGAACAGGATTTAATAGAAGAAGATTTAATTGCTTTTTTTGAAATAATACTAGATAATCCTGAGGAAAGCTTTGCCTCTGTATCTAGCGAAATAGCAGATATTCTAAAAGGTTATGATAGTAAAGCAGGGACTGAAAGGTTATGCAAATTGGTCCGAAACAAAGAACATGATGATTATGTTAGAAGATATATTGTAGAAAGTCTATCAATGAGACAGAGCTTAAACAAAACAGAGTTATTTTTAGATCTAATATGTGATACAGGCGGTAACGTTAGAACATGGGTAAGAGGATGGTACAAAGATATTGAAGATATTATATTAAGGGATCAATTGTTATCCATGCTTGATAACATTAATAATACCGGTATCGAGCAAGATATTGTAGTAGCGTTGTCCTATTCAAAGCTTAAATCTACGGGCGAAGGTTTATTCCAAAGGCTAATTAGTGCTAGATTTGATAGTGAAGTTTTAGGGTGGATGTGTAGAGGGCTTGCGTCTATGAATTACAGAGATGCCATACCAACATTAATTAATTTGTTAAAAGAGAATGCACACTCAAGACTCGGAGGACAAATATTAATATCCTTAGGGGACTATAAGGCTAAAGAAGCTTTGGAAGTAATTATGGAATTGTTGTTAGATGCTGAATTAAAAGATACAACCTGGTTAACGTATGCGTTTTCCAATATAGCATCAGAAGAAGATTATGCGAAATTAATAAAAAAATTAGATGGAATAAAGAATAATGAACTAGAATATTTAATTGCTTTAGTATTAGCAAAATCAGCAAATATAAAGAAATATTGCTCTATAATCTTCAGTACGATCTTAAATAAGAAAATTAAAATGAATAAGAGAATTTCTTTGTTAGATGAATGGGCATTAAGAAAAATTCATACTAGAAACGAAAATAGTGAAGTATGGGAATTAAAAACTAATAATATAGACAATATATTTGAACCTAGTGATTTAGAATTACTGTATAAACTAGTCGAAGAGAATAACAAAATTTCTACTGTTGCTTTAGGACTGATAGTATCATTCGAGAATAATGTACAGAAGCTAAATACTGTATTTGTTCAAATACTTGTAGACTTGAGAGAAGAAATTAATCCTCGTAGAACAGTATTAATAAAAACACCTACTCTAGAAAAATTTGCTACATTAATTAGACCCTGGTTGAATCAACAGTTATATTTGCAAAACTATAATGAATGTTTTATTAAGAACTGCTTAATATTTTGCGCTATTTTAGGTGACGACACGACATTAGAAGCTATTAATGACAATAAGAGTAGAATAACCTCTACAATAGATAGTTACTGGTTAGATGAGATTGAACAAGTAATTTGTTACAGTAAAAAAAATGAAATGATACTATTTTAG